One Natrinema halophilum genomic window carries:
- a CDS encoding right-handed parallel beta-helix repeat-containing protein, with the protein MSTGRGDRRQSVAESTSQQQSRRAVLRGTAAACAATVGLASTASASSDPFGQYYDDYRTVVDVTDVGADDTGNESITPVLEELRGDDRLLVFPEGRYRMDEQFRFTGFDNFGLVGQNATLVPANYYNFAGPQYRLFRLGLSDRPGKRIRFEGFDIDQSASNTGIRTIEAFASDRLEVRNITILGQHDSGTWGPGRFNLTDSSSTGIVDQFWAPDGGAWINDTPSAGDRWRGPTGIVANQNRGTLKFKHCWLGAFPDNGLYATSNSGKIIVHGGLYRNCNGANVRIGGQNSEIRWPTVEVDSMRPEDRSQRGIRIENGSGFEIYGAAITNTAPEPTSHAISVMNTCQSARIENTQIEVRGSEINHGVVLSPNCGETTLVDTTITHETAGGHPLWIQDTDRTDPILAEHLTIRGEAGDASGFRDSIRCERDNCRFNNIDVKQTGRNGANRNAVVNTGSNFTVYKSELRADRYPYIDIGSDALVRDSYLESSGSHEAVCLYSSSQNPSFKKNQLIDGIRDYGANYVTTWSNSYN; encoded by the coding sequence ATGTCGACTGGCAGGGGTGATCGTCGGCAGTCAGTCGCGGAATCGACTTCACAGCAGCAATCGAGGCGGGCGGTTTTGAGGGGGACCGCGGCCGCGTGCGCTGCCACGGTCGGATTAGCATCGACAGCAAGCGCATCATCGGATCCGTTCGGACAGTACTACGACGACTATCGGACCGTCGTTGACGTTACAGATGTCGGAGCCGACGACACCGGGAACGAATCGATTACGCCTGTTCTCGAGGAACTTCGGGGGGACGACAGGCTGCTCGTGTTTCCTGAGGGACGGTACCGCATGGACGAGCAATTTCGGTTTACCGGTTTTGATAACTTCGGACTCGTCGGACAAAACGCGACACTTGTTCCGGCGAACTACTACAATTTCGCTGGCCCGCAATATCGATTATTCCGTCTCGGACTCTCTGATCGCCCAGGAAAGCGCATCCGATTTGAGGGATTTGATATCGACCAGTCAGCATCTAACACCGGCATCAGGACGATCGAAGCGTTCGCATCCGACCGGTTAGAGGTCCGAAATATAACGATCCTCGGACAGCACGACAGTGGTACGTGGGGTCCTGGACGATTCAACCTTACCGATTCTAGTAGCACAGGAATCGTCGATCAGTTTTGGGCGCCCGACGGCGGTGCATGGATCAACGATACGCCGTCTGCGGGAGACCGCTGGCGCGGCCCAACTGGCATCGTCGCCAATCAGAATCGGGGAACGCTCAAATTCAAGCACTGCTGGCTCGGCGCGTTTCCGGACAACGGACTCTATGCGACGAGTAACAGTGGCAAAATCATCGTTCATGGGGGGCTCTACCGGAATTGCAACGGAGCCAACGTTCGCATCGGTGGCCAGAACAGTGAGATTCGGTGGCCGACCGTCGAAGTCGATTCGATGCGGCCGGAGGACCGGTCCCAGCGGGGTATCCGAATCGAAAACGGAAGCGGCTTCGAGATTTACGGTGCTGCGATCACGAACACGGCTCCGGAGCCAACGAGTCACGCGATTTCGGTGATGAACACGTGCCAAAGCGCGAGGATCGAAAACACTCAAATCGAAGTGCGGGGGTCAGAAATCAACCACGGAGTCGTCCTTTCTCCGAATTGTGGGGAGACGACCCTGGTTGACACGACGATTACTCACGAAACCGCAGGTGGACACCCACTCTGGATTCAGGACACCGATCGGACTGATCCGATACTCGCGGAGCACCTGACGATTAGGGGTGAAGCTGGAGATGCAAGCGGTTTTCGTGATAGTATTCGCTGCGAACGGGATAATTGTCGGTTCAACAACATAGACGTCAAACAAACTGGCAGGAACGGTGCGAACCGAAACGCCGTGGTCAATACGGGAAGCAATTTCACGGTCTACAAGAGCGAACTGCGTGCCGATCGATATCCCTACATAGACATCGGTTCCGACGCGCTCGTTCGCGATTCGTACCTCGAGTCGTCGGGAAGCCACGAAGCAGTGTGTCTGTACTCCTCGTCGCAAAACCCATCTTTCAAGAAAAACCAGTTAATCGACGGAATTCGTGATTACGGTGCGAATTATGTCACGACCTGGTCGAACAGCTACAACTAG
- a CDS encoding helix-turn-helix domain-containing protein, translated as MGFIAEIHLAHDELPLAPTIERCGSVTLRYEYETTSDTRRIQFVSAFEDESTALVESMATDPTVSNPECIATFENRSIYRIVVDTDFVIVPDRCAEYGLYVFTITSGDNGWVIRAHLPDRDALTAFRKWCRDREISFHVNQLYDSSVSDDRSYFLTERQHEILTIAYYAGYFEVPRGVTQDALAERLGISDSAVSQRLRRAISELITATLENNCTPADYS; from the coding sequence ATGGGATTTATCGCTGAGATCCACCTCGCTCACGACGAACTGCCGTTGGCACCCACGATAGAACGGTGCGGTAGCGTAACGCTCAGATACGAGTACGAGACGACGAGCGATACTCGACGTATCCAGTTCGTTTCCGCCTTCGAAGACGAGTCCACGGCTCTCGTAGAGTCGATGGCTACCGACCCGACCGTTTCGAACCCGGAGTGCATCGCAACGTTCGAGAATCGATCGATCTATCGCATCGTCGTCGATACTGACTTCGTGATCGTTCCGGATCGGTGTGCCGAGTACGGATTGTACGTATTTACGATCACAAGCGGCGATAATGGGTGGGTCATCCGGGCACATCTTCCGGACCGCGATGCACTGACCGCGTTCCGGAAGTGGTGTCGCGACCGCGAGATTTCCTTCCATGTGAATCAGTTGTACGACTCCTCAGTATCGGACGATCGATCGTACTTTTTAACCGAACGCCAACACGAGATACTCACGATCGCGTACTATGCTGGTTACTTTGAGGTTCCACGAGGCGTCACACAAGATGCCCTCGCCGAACGGCTCGGCATTTCGGATTCAGCGGTTTCTCAGCGGCTTCGGCGCGCCATTTCTGAACTGATTACCGCAACACTCGAGAATAATTGTACACCTGCTGATTACAGCTGA
- a CDS encoding alkaline phosphatase family protein, with product MTRTFRREEAALTGSDASESIDLETLLIGIDAGCLPVFERLIEADRIPTIERLCSEGVSAPLESQIPPWTPSAWPSVYTGVNPGKHGVVGFVGYDGYDWHVTSNDDVHEHPLWSLLDRHDRSSVVVNAPVTHPPDEFDGAVLPGFLGPEDPTCHPEGLLDDVRDAIGEYRVYPRYTRDDDSLADDAKIDEYLNLIRMRGEAFRYLTAHFEPDFGFVQFQKTDTVFHEFEGNEEYVERVYEGTDAQIEAILEACDPDRVFIVSDHGMGPYDGYEFRINEFLRDEGYLESTTGGKGMPSWTPMRRRLREGEEAETWEPGTVARAASVAARFGLTARRIRAVLERVGMAELATKYAPGGVTRTANEQVDFAKSEAYVRARTELGVRINLEGRDPQGIVRQDAYEQLREDLIRRLQAVETPDGEPLFETVAPREQYFHGNEIDETVDIVTIPADFEHGLSEQLGDGDYFAPAEPWNHKLDGVFVAAGEGIDEDAPLERAHLFDVAPTIMAAMGLPYSDRMDGSVVPVVDPVEPTTYPAYDDQSTERRRETDDSVTDRLADLGYMN from the coding sequence ATGACTCGGACGTTTCGCCGTGAGGAGGCTGCATTGACTGGGAGTGACGCGAGCGAATCAATCGATCTAGAGACGCTGCTTATCGGTATCGATGCGGGCTGTTTGCCGGTCTTCGAGCGGTTGATCGAGGCCGATCGGATTCCGACCATCGAACGGCTCTGTTCTGAAGGTGTCTCGGCACCACTCGAGTCACAGATCCCACCGTGGACACCGAGTGCCTGGCCGTCGGTCTACACCGGGGTAAACCCAGGAAAACACGGTGTAGTCGGCTTCGTCGGTTACGATGGGTACGACTGGCACGTGACGAGCAATGACGACGTTCACGAACACCCATTGTGGTCGCTTTTGGATCGACACGACCGCTCGAGCGTCGTCGTCAACGCGCCGGTTACACATCCTCCAGACGAGTTCGACGGGGCGGTGCTTCCCGGATTCCTCGGTCCGGAGGATCCGACATGCCACCCGGAGGGATTACTGGACGACGTTCGCGACGCGATCGGAGAATATCGCGTCTATCCCCGGTATACGCGCGACGACGATTCGCTCGCTGACGATGCGAAAATAGACGAGTACCTGAACCTGATTCGGATGCGTGGCGAGGCATTTCGTTATCTCACCGCCCACTTCGAGCCGGATTTCGGGTTCGTCCAGTTTCAGAAAACGGACACGGTTTTCCACGAATTCGAGGGAAACGAAGAATACGTCGAACGGGTCTACGAGGGAACAGATGCGCAAATCGAAGCGATTCTCGAGGCGTGCGATCCGGACCGCGTCTTCATCGTAAGCGACCACGGAATGGGTCCCTACGACGGCTACGAATTCAGAATCAACGAGTTTCTTCGTGATGAGGGATATCTGGAGTCGACGACCGGCGGCAAGGGAATGCCGTCCTGGACACCGATGCGGAGGCGGCTTCGCGAGGGCGAAGAGGCAGAAACGTGGGAGCCGGGGACGGTCGCACGCGCAGCGTCAGTGGCCGCACGGTTTGGCCTTACCGCTCGTCGAATCAGGGCCGTTCTCGAGCGGGTTGGGATGGCCGAGCTCGCAACGAAGTACGCGCCGGGTGGCGTTACCCGGACAGCAAACGAACAGGTAGATTTCGCCAAATCGGAGGCCTACGTCCGCGCCAGAACGGAGCTCGGAGTTCGGATAAACCTCGAGGGGCGAGATCCACAGGGCATCGTTCGTCAAGATGCATATGAACAGCTTCGCGAGGATCTCATTCGCCGGCTACAGGCCGTCGAAACGCCCGACGGCGAACCACTCTTCGAGACCGTCGCGCCGCGGGAGCAGTACTTCCACGGCAACGAAATTGATGAGACCGTCGACATCGTCACGATTCCCGCCGATTTCGAACACGGTCTCTCTGAGCAGCTAGGCGACGGCGATTACTTCGCTCCGGCCGAGCCCTGGAATCACAAACTCGACGGCGTCTTCGTGGCAGCGGGCGAAGGAATCGACGAAGACGCCCCACTCGAGCGAGCACATCTCTTCGACGTTGCACCGACGATCATGGCAGCGATGGGACTTCCCTATAGCGACCGGATGGACGGAAGCGTCGTTCCCGTTGTCGACCCGGTTGAACCGACTACCTATCCAGCATACGACGATCAGAGTACGGAACGACGCCGGGAAACCGACGATTCGGTAACCGATCGGTTGGCCGATTTGGGGTATATGAACTGA